CCCGGTGGCCGCGTCGTTCCCGCAGTCCAGCCAGTACTGCGGGGGCTGGGCGCGGAAGGTGGCGTGGATGGCCCGGCGGCTCTGGGCGCTGTCCACGCAGCTGATCACGACGTGCACGCTCTTGACGTCCCCGTCCTGGAGGGTACGGGGGTACGCGTCCCAGCACAGGCCCGCGTACAGGTTGCAGCGCTCGACGAGGACCACGGCCTTGTGGCGGCCGATGTCGGCGGGGGCGAAGTTCTGCCGGGTGAGGTTGGTTTCGCTGACCACGTCCGGATCGAAGGCCGTGACGTGCAGGCCGGCACCGCCGAGGGCGCGGATGGCCTGGTCGAGGCGGACGAGGTGGGTGAGCATGAGGCTGCCGGTGCCGCCGACGCCCACGAGGATGAGGCGGACGGGGTCCTTGGGGTCGAAGGTCAGGGTGTGCATGATGCCCGCGTGGCCCCCGTCAGGGGGCCAGGACTCTCGGGTGTCAGCTCAGGGCCTGGGCGAGGGTCAGTCCAGCGGGAATGAGGACCTGTTCGGGGAACGTCCCGGCGGCGAGGGCCGCGTCGAGGAGTTCCTCGTAGCTCTTGCCCCAGTTCATGTACCGGTCAGTGCGGCTGGGGCCGGTAAACACGGACTGGAAGAACGCGGTCTCCCAATCGTCCTGCGCGGCAGGGGTGCACGAGTCGGGGTAGCGGGTGGTGCCGCGGCACAGCTGCCCGCCGGGGAACATGTTCCAGTACGGGGCGTGCATCAGGGGCGTGTCGTCCGTGGGGAGCCCGTCCCCGGTGACGGCGTACACCTTGAGCGTACCGGGCGTGGCGACGAAGACCAGACCTGGGTGAGGGACCGGAATGCCGGACAGGCGCGCGACGCTCCTCGACTGGGCGTACTTTGCGTCGAAGAGCATGGGGCGTAGGCCGGGCGGCCGCCACCAGGCGACGCACTGGAGGCCGACCGCGAGGGTCGTGGGGCGGGTGCGCTGCAGGCCCTGACTAGCGAGGAGGCGCGTGAGGTCGTTGACGTCGGCCCGGGTGAGCGCCTGGGCGGGTCCGAGCGTGCACGCCCTCTCGTCCTGCCGCACGGCGTGCTTGCGCAGGAGGACCTGGCTGCCGTGCTGAGTGGCGCGCTCGTAGATCAGCAGAGCGAGGGTGGGCAGGAGGGGCTGGGGCATGAGCTCGGCGGGGCTGGGCGGGTACGTGACCTGGAAGGGCATGCGCGTGTCCTGGCCCACCGCTAGGGTGGGCCAGAACTCCCCGCTTCAGGACGAGGCGTCGAGCGTGGGCAGGGGTTCAGATGAAGAGTCATCCGCGATGTACAGGTGCAGGACATTCAGGGTGATCATCTCACTGCGACGAAGAATGAAGTGATCGCCCCTGATGTCGTAGTAGCGACTGTCAACCCCTGTGACCGGATCTGGATCGCCTGCTGGACTTTCGGCGCTCAGGGGTCGACGGAATGCCCGGCTCAGGACGATGTAGTCCAGATCGCCCGCCGGCGTGAGAAACCAGTCCTTCACGAGGCCTCGGACGAGCACCGGCTGATCTTTGATCTTCAGATCGACTACGGTCGTGATGTACACGTCCGGGAGCAGGTCGGGGCCGCCATTGGGGTTCGGCTGACGGTTGGCGTCTCTGGAGAGCAGGTCGTGCCAGTCGTTGATCAGCGGGAGCCGTCGGGCGAGGGTGCCGCGCCGCATGCTGTCATGCAGCCCCAGGCCGAGCAGGTAGGCGGCTGCACTGGTCCCGAAGAAGTACCCGATGTACACCCAGGGGCGCCCGCCGAGATCCTGAAGGATCGTCGTGAGCAACACGCTGTCCTTTCCGAATTGACCGAGGAGAAGGGGCAGGAGGACATCGAGTTTTGGGGCCACGCCCCAGTTGAATGTTGCCCAGCCGAAGAACAGGTGGATCAGCGCACTGAAGAAGGTGACGCTGCCCAGGTCAGCCGTCACGGTCTGGGCGGTGATGGGGCTGCGGCGGTAGGTGCCGCGCAACATGCCGTAGCGCAACAAAAACCCTGGTAGGAGTACCAGGGTGAGGAGCAGGACCGGGAAGGCGATGTTCATCTGCTGACGGTCGGGCGCGGTCTGTTGCGCTGCATGTTGCGGAGGCCGTCACGGGTGGCCACGACGACGCGCTTGCCGTTGACAACGGTCCGGACGAATCCCTCTTCGTTCGTCGCGGCGCGGTGCACGGCCGCCGTGCCTTCTCGGGTGGCCAGCAGGTCCTGCATGAGTTTGCTCAGTCGGTTGCGCATCGGTGGTCCTCCTTTGTCGCCCATGATGGCGTGAACGCACGTGCTGACACAAGTGCATGACATTCATTCTATGGGGCAGTCGCCCTCAGGATGAGCACGTGTTCTCCGCAGTCGTCAGGGCGTCGTGAATGCGGTTCAGGGCGTCGTCCACGCGCGGGGCGTGCGTGAGCAGGTCCGCGAGCCGCGCGCGGTCCGCGTCGCAGTCGTGCAGGATCAGGTGCAGGGCCGCGCCGGTCTCCCCGCCCTGC
The Deinococcus sp. JMULE3 genome window above contains:
- a CDS encoding PRTRC system ThiF family protein yields the protein MHTLTFDPKDPVRLILVGVGGTGSLMLTHLVRLDQAIRALGGAGLHVTAFDPDVVSETNLTRQNFAPADIGRHKAVVLVERCNLYAGLCWDAYPRTLQDGDVKSVHVVISCVDSAQSRRAIHATFRAQPPQYWLDCGNDAATGQVILGQVRQSPARLPHVLDRDPTMHTGVDDDRPSCSAAEALTRQHLFINPAVALQAAQLLGELLLNAKTPTCGAFINLAEPLRVVALPVPEGQPDVPRARRPKPLLKARRERRPRRPAA
- a CDS encoding PRTRC system protein B, producing MPFQVTYPPSPAELMPQPLLPTLALLIYERATQHGSQVLLRKHAVRQDERACTLGPAQALTRADVNDLTRLLASQGLQRTRPTTLAVGLQCVAWWRPPGLRPMLFDAKYAQSRSVARLSGIPVPHPGLVFVATPGTLKVYAVTGDGLPTDDTPLMHAPYWNMFPGGQLCRGTTRYPDSCTPAAQDDWETAFFQSVFTGPSRTDRYMNWGKSYEELLDAALAAGTFPEQVLIPAGLTLAQALS